A window of Acinonyx jubatus isolate Ajub_Pintada_27869175 chromosome E4, VMU_Ajub_asm_v1.0, whole genome shotgun sequence contains these coding sequences:
- the LOC106987137 gene encoding olfactory receptor 10K1 yields the protein MERGNGTLVTEFVFLGFSSLAGLQRLLFVAFLPLYLFTLGTNAIIVSTIVLDRALHTPMYFFLAVLSCSETCYTFVIVPKMLVDLLAQKKTISFLGCAIQMFTFLFLGCSHSFLLAAMGYDRYVAICNPLRYTELMGRGVCVGLVAAACACGFTIAQIITSMVFHLPFRASNQLHHYFCDIAPVLAVASHHSRLSQLVIFMIGVFVLVVPLLLILISYIRIISAILKIPSSTGRYKAFSTCASHLIVVTVHYGCASFIYLRPKSSYSSSQDTLISVSYTILTPLFNPMIYSLRNQEFKLALRRVMGHTSYPIN from the coding sequence ATGGAGCGGGGCAACGGGACCCTGGTGACAGAGTTCGTCTTCCTTGGCTTCTCTTCTCTGGCCGGGCTGCAGCGGCTGCTCTTTGTTGCCTTCCTGCCCCTCTACCTGTTCACTCTGGGCACCAATGCCATCATCGTTTCCACCATCGTGCTAGACAGAGCCcttcacacccccatgtacttcttcctcgcTGTCCTCTCTTGCTCTGAGACCTGCTACACCTTCGTCATCGTACCCAAGATGCTGGTTGACCTCCTGGCCCAGAAGAAGACTATCTCCTTCCTGGGCTGTGCCATCCAGATGTTCACCTTCCTCTTCCTCGGCTGCTCTCACTCCTTCCTGCTGGCGGCCATGGGGTATGACCGCTACGTGGCCATCTGTAACCCTCTGCGCTACACGGAGCTCATGGGACGCGGGGTGTGTGTGGGACTCGTGGCTGCTGCCTGTGCCTGTGGCTTTACTATTGCACAGATTATCACGTCCATGGTATTCCATCTGCCCTTCCGCGCCTCCAACCAGCTCCATCACTACTTTTGTGACATCGCCCCTGTCCTCGCGGTGGCATCGCACCACTCACGCCTCAGCCAGTTGGTCATATTCATGATTGGTGTGTTTGTCTTGGTCGTTCCCCTGCTACTTATCCTGATCTCCTACATTCGTATCATTTCCGCCATTCTGAAGATCCCATCCTCCACCGGCAGGTACAAGGCTTTCTCCACCTGTGCCTCTCATCTCATCGTGGTAACTGTTCATTATGGTTGTGCCTCTTTCATCTACTTAAGGCCCAAGTCCAGCTACTCCTCAAGTCAAGACACCCTCATATCTGTGTCCTACACCATCCTGACTCCACTGTTCAATCCAATGATTTACAGTCTGAGAAATCAGGAGTTCAAGTTAGCCCTTCGAAGGGTAATGGGCCATACTTCATATCCTATTAACTAA
- the LOC106987131 gene encoding LOW QUALITY PROTEIN: olfactory receptor 10R2 (The sequence of the model RefSeq protein was modified relative to this genomic sequence to represent the inferred CDS: deleted 2 bases in 2 codons) gives MANSSRVTEFLLLGFSSLGEFQPVLFVLFLGLNLIIPSGNRTLLSVIRLDRSLHTPMSFFLCVLSTSEVFYTIVTLPRMLINLVSVLRTLSFVGCATQMFFFLGFAVTNCLLLGVTGYDRYAAICQPLRYLVLVNWRVCAQRAGICIVSGFLVSLVGTTLVFSLPLCGSNKVNYYFCDISPVIRLACAETYINELVFFICGALVLVVPLLFFRTSYGFVVHTILKIPSADGKGKALPTCASHLTVVIVHHGCASSVYLRPSAKYSSGKDRLVTATYTIVTPLLNPTVYSLRNRGVQLAIREMIAKTGFSLKNL, from the exons ATGGCCAATTCCTCCCGGGTCACTGAATTCCTGCTGCTGGGTTTCTCCAGCCTCGGCGAATTTCAGCCTGTCCTGTTTGTCCTCTTTCTCGGCCTC AATTTGATCATCCCGAGTGGGAACCGCACCCTCTTGTCCGTCATCCGGCTGGACCGCagcctccacacccccatgtcc tttttcctctgtgtcCTTTCAACCTCGGAGGTCTTCTACACCATTGTTACCCTGCCCAGGATGCTTATCAACCTGGTCTCTGTCCTCAGGACACTCTCCTTCGTGGGCTGTGCCACCCAGATGTTCTTCTTCCTTGGCTTTGCCGTCACCAACTGCCTGCTTCTGGGAGTTACGGGTTATGACCGCTATGCCGCCATCTGCCAGCCTTTGCGCTACCTGGTTCTCGTGAACTGGAGGGTATGTGCCCAGCGGGCAGGAATCTGTATTGTTAGTGGCTTCCTAGTATCTCTGGTGGGAACAACTTTGGTCTTCAGCCTCCCTCTCTGTGGCTCCAACAAGGTCAACTACTACTTTTGCGACATCTCACCAGTCATCCGACTTGCCTGTGCTGAAACGTACATCAATGAGCTGGTCTTCTTCATCTGTGGTGCCTTGGTGCTAGTTGTACCCTTGCTCTTCTTCCGCACCTCTTATGGCTTCGTTGTCCACACAATCCTGAAGATCCCGTCGGCTGACGGCAAGGGGAAAGCCCTCCCCACCTGTGCCTCCCACCTCACTGTGGTCATCGTCCACCATGGCTGTGCCTCCTCTGTCTACCTGCGGCCCTCAGCCAAATACTCATCAGGCAAAGACAGACTAGTGACAGCGACCTACACCATCGTCACCCCACTGTTGAACCCTACGGTGTACAGCCTTAGGAACAGAGGTGTGCAGCTGGCCATTCGGGAAATGATCGCAAAGACGGGGTTTTCTCTTAAGAATTTATAA
- the LOC106987129 gene encoding LOW QUALITY PROTEIN: olfactory receptor 10R2-like (The sequence of the model RefSeq protein was modified relative to this genomic sequence to represent the inferred CDS: inserted 1 base in 1 codon; deleted 2 bases in 1 codon), which translates to MTWVAIVSYVSPVQRSFLSTSWRTKPALTGVRREGFPSGAETPGFTRGAPLEAAVSMSLSVITAQGVAGLSPLNSQKVTAILNKSFKKWDDFFPPKTSPPKRCVDKASKPQRWELRRSILGTKSTKLISPLSQRLLLGFSNLGEIQLILFAVFLCLYLIVLSGNITIVTVICLARGLHVPMCFFLRILPISETCYTLVILPKMLINLLSPLRTTSFVDCATRMLSFFGFAVTNCMQLGVMGYDHYAAICHPLRYAILMSWQIWGQLEATCAVIGFXFSLIGSLLVFELPFCGPSKINHCFCDILSVIQLACTETYIHELIIFIGGVPTLMISLTFFCISYGFIVHTILKIPSTDGKRKAFPTCASHLTVVIVHHGRASSVYLRPSAKFSSSKDRLVTVAYTVVTPLLNPVVYSLRNKAVEIAIWKVIGRREFYPKALIHVTEKHYYSHEPPVLERIQGCRFHCPVIPESHLQYPGSA; encoded by the exons ATGACTTGGGTAGCCATCGTGTCCTACGTCTCACCTGTTCAGAGGTCCTTCCTCAGTACCTCCTGGAGAACCAAGCCTGCACTGACTGG GGTCAGACGGGAAGGTTTCCCTTCCGGAGCAGAGACACCAGGCTTCACTCGAGGAGCTCCACTTGAAGCCGCGGTGAGCATGAGCCTGAGTGTGATCACAGCACAGGGTGTCGCCGGCCTCTCCCCCCTCAACTCCCAGAAGGTGACAGCTATCCTAAACAAGTCCTTTAAGAAATGGGACGATTTCTTTCCGCCCAAG ACCTCACCACCCAAACGTTGTGTGGACAAAGCATCTAAGCCTCAGAGATGGGAACTGAGGAG GTCAATCTTGGGGACCAAGTCAACCAAGCTAATTTCTCCTCTGTCACAGAGGTTGCTGCTGGGCTTCTCCAACCTCGGAGAAATCCAA CTCATCCTCTTTGCTGTATTTCTGTGCCTGTATCTGATCGTTCTCAGTGGGAACATCACCATTGTCACTGTCATATGCCTGGCTCGCGGCCTCCACGTACCTATGTGCTTCTTCCTGAGGATACTTCCCATCTCTGAGACATGCTACACTCTGGTCATCCTGCCCAAGATGCTCATAAATCTGTTGTCCCCGCTCAGAACAACCTCATTTGTCGACTGTGCCACTCGGATGCTTTCCTTCTTTGGTTTTGCTGTCACTAATTGCATGCAGCTGGGGGTCATGGGTTATGACCACTATGCTGCCATCTGTCATCCACTTCGGTACGCTATCCTCATGAGCTGGCAGATATGGGGACAGCTGGAAGCCACTTGTGCTGTGATTGGCT TGTTCTCACTGATAGGCTCCCTCTTAGTCTTTGAACTCCCTTTCTGTGGCCCCAGTAAGATCAACCACTGCTTCTGCGACATCTTGTCAGTTATCCAACTTGCATGTACTGAAACCTACATCCATGAGCTGATCATCTTCATTGGTGGGGTTCCAACACTCATGATCTCCCTGACTTTTTTCTGCATCTCGTATGGCTTCATTGTCCACACCATCTTGAAGATCCCATCCACTGATGGCAAGCGGAAAGCCTTCCCCACCTGTGCCTCCCACCTCACTGTGGTCATTGTCCACCATGGCCGTGCCTCCTCTGTCTACCTGCGGCCCTCAGCCAAGTTCTCATCCAGCAAAGACAGGCTTGTGACAGTGGCCTACACAGTTGTGACTCCGCTGTTGAACCCCGTGGTGTATAGCCTCAGAAACAAGGCTGTCGAGATAGCCATTTGGAAAGTGATTGGCCGAAGAGAATTTTATCctaaagcttt